The genomic interval CGGCAACCATCCCGCCGGCGTGCCGGCCCTGGGCTACAACGCCCACCTCGCCTCCTTGGGAGTCGACGGCACCGGCGTCACCTGGGTCATCGCCGACACCGGCGTCGACTACGACCATCCGGACTTGGGCTCGCGCATCGTCGGTGGCTTCAGCGTCACCGGCACCGCCTGCAATCCGCCGGGCCAGCCCGGCAGTGATTGCTCCAGCCCCGGCGGCCACGGTACCCACGTGGCGGGCATCGTCGGCGGCGACGCCAGCGGTGGCTTCACCGACGGTGACGGTTTCCTCTACGGCCTGGGAGTGGCTCCCAACTACAGCATCTTCGCCCTCAACATCTTCGGTTCCGGCGGTGATCTGCCGGACTTCAGCCAGCAGGGCGTGCTGGCCGGCGCCACCGGCTCCAACAACTCCTGGACCACCGGCGAGGGCACGGCCCACGGTTACCAGGCTTCGGAGCGCACCTACGACCTGATGGTGCGGGACGGCGACTTCGACACCATGGACGTCGCTGAGCCCCACACGGTGGTCTTCTCCGCCGGCAACTCCGGCCCCGGTGCCATGACCCTCACCGCCCCCAAGGAGGCGAAGAACGTCATCGTCACCGCCGGTACTCAGAACTACCGCACCACTTCCAACATCGACTCCATGTACGTCTTCAGCAGCCGCGGGCCGGCGGTGGACGGCCGCTACGTGCCCACCATCGCGGCGCCGGGGCAGACCATCGCCTCGACCCGCAACGACCTGGGGGGCTCCTGCGCCAGCGCCATCTCCGGTACCGATGGCCTCTACGCCTTCTGCACCGGCACCAGCATGGCGGCGCCCCAGACCTCCGGCGCCCTGGCTCTAGCCACCGAGTGGTGGCGCGGCTTCAACGGCGGTGCCGACCCCAGCCCGGCCATGTCCAAGGCCCTGCTGATCAACACCGCCGTAGACATCAGCTCCACCGGCCCGATCCCCAACTTCGACGAAGGCTGGGGTCGCATCCAGATCACCAACATCATCGATCCAGCGGTGAACGTGGTCTACTTCGACCAGGATGAGCTCTTGGACGCTACCGGCCAGTCCTGGACCGGCGACGTGGAGCCGGAGGACGACACCCTGCCCCTCAAGGTCTCCCTCACCTGGACCGACGCCCCCGGTGCTCTGGGCGCCAACCCGGCGCTGGTGAACAATCTGGATCTGACCGTCATGGACGGCCTGTCCACCTTCCTGGGCAATCAATTCACCCTCGGTTGGTCCTCCACCGGCGGTGTGGCGGACACCCTCAACAATCTGGAGAACGTCTTCATCCAGAACCCCTCCGGTGGTCTCGCCACGGTGACGGTGGACGCCACCGCCATCAACGGCGACGGCGTGCCCTACAACGGGGACGCCACGGACCAGGACTTCGCTCTGGTGTGCTGGAATTGCCGGCTGTCGGTGTTCCGGGCGGGCTTCGAGGGTGGCAACACCAGCGAGTGGACCTCGGTGGTCTCCGACGGCTAGAGCCGCAGAGCCTTCTTCCAAGAAGCACCAAGCGCCGGCGTGGCTTTCGGGCCACCGCCGGCGCTTGTTGTTGAGGGGAGCGGTTGTTGAGAGGAGCGGTCGTTGGGAGGAGCGGAAGCCAGGTTCAGAGGCCGAAGCCGGGGCCGCCGCCGCGGTGGCCGCGATGGCCGCGATGGCTCCGGTCACCGCGCTCGCCGCGGCTGGCTTTGATCTCGTCCAGGGTTTGCTGCTGCTCGGTGGTCAGCAGGCCACGGAAGGCCTCGTCCAGGGCTTCCCGGGAAGCCTTGATCTGTTCGAGGAGCCGATGGTTGTTGATCATCAGCTGACCCACGGCGGTGGCGTCGGCGGAGCCACTCTCCAGCGCCTCCCGGATCTGGTCCCGCTGCTCGTGGATCTGAGTCATCAGCGGCTCCATCTGGGCGCGATGCTCGTCGCGCAGGGTTTCCCAGGCTGCCTTCTGATCGGCGGTCAGGTCGAGCCGTTCTGCGAGGCGGTCGCCGAAGTGTCCGCCGCGGTGGCTGCCTCGCTGTCCCGGCTCCGCCGCCACGGTGAGGCCGGCGGTGAGCAGGAGGGCGAAAACGGCGAGAAGTGAGAATCTCTTGCGCATGGTTGGGATCTCCTGACGGTCTTTGCGGCGGGGCTGGGGAGGCGCCTGCCGCGATCGTTGATATGGAGTCTATCGCCGGAGCTGTTCCGGGTCGGTGACCCCTCGTCTGAAAAACATCCTAGGGTGGTGGACGGGTGGAGTCTTCAAGAGCGCGCAAGGCTTTTGTAAGCGATGTAAATTCCCCTGCGATAGAGGGTTAGAAGGCGCGAGGGACTGTTCTGGGTTGCTAGGATGCAATCATGTCGACGCTCCGGAAGCGCCCAGACGCTTCGCTCCTCATCGCCCTCTTCCTGATGCTGCTGCTGGTGGCGGTGGCGACCCTGCAATATCGCTGGGCCACCCGCATCAGCGAAGCCGAGGAGCAGCGGCTGGCGGCCAGCTTGAGCACCGGTGCCCAGCGTCTGGCGGACGACTTCGACCGCGAGCTCACCCGCGCCTTCGTCACCTTCCTGCCGGTGGTGCACCACCCGCGGGGGGATCTGGAGGGGCATCTCGCTCGCCGCCTTCAGTGGTGGCAGGACGCCAGCCCTTATCCCCAGCTCATCGAGGAGGTCCTGATCTGGCAGCCCGCATCCGTGGACGCCCTCGGCGGTCCGCAGCTCGTCCGCCTGCGACCGGGGGACGCCTCGGCGGAGCCCATTCCCTGGCCGCGGGAGCTCGAGCCCCTGCGCCAATGGCTGACCTCTCGAAGCCGCCGCCCACCGCCGGGTTCCGAGGGCCCGTTGCTCGGGCGGTTGCCCGGGCTGTTGCTACGCGGCGGACTGCTGGGGGCTCGTTCGTCGGAGGTACCGTGGGTGGTGCTGCGGCTGGATCAGGACTATCTGAGCGAGCAATTGTTGCCGGAGCTGGTGCAGCGGCATTTACTGCTGGGAGCCGATGGCGAGGTCAATGTCACCGTGCGCCGGGGAGACGGCGAGGCGGTCTTCCAATGGGGTGCGGGGGTTCCCGTCTCCTCGGCGGATTTGGAACGGGGTCTTTTCGATCTGCGGCCCTTCCCGGAGCTGGTGACCCCGGAGACGGCGAGCCGGGAAGAGGAGACCCAGGAAGGCGAGACTGACGAAGGCGGAGCTCAGGAAGACGCTAGCCAACAGGAGGATCTCCGCGCACAAGAGTCCGGCGCGAAGCGTAGCCGGAGAGCCTCCGACCGCGACGCGGTGCGCCGGGACCGCAGACACGACCACGGTTCGTTGGATCATGACCGCTCGCGGTGGAGCCGGCGATTTCAGTCGCTGGCGGCGCGTCTCGGGGGCGGGCCTCCGGCCTGGACTCTGCAGGTAGCGCATCCCGCCGGCTCCTTGGAGCGAGCGGTGGCGGTGACGCGCCGGCGTCATCTGGCGGTGAGTCTCGGGGTGCTCTTCTTGCTGGCGGGGAGCGTCTTGCTCATCGTGTTGGCGGCGCGGCGAGCGCAACGGCTGGCGCGCCAGCAGATGGAGCTCGTGGCCGGTGTCACCCACGAGCTCTACACGCCGCTGGCGGCCATTCGTTCCGCCGGCCAGAACCTCGCCGACGGCGTGGTGTCGGAGCCCCAGCAAGTGCGCCGCTACGGTTCGCTGGTGGAGACCGAGGGCCGCCGGCTGTCCACCATGGTCAGCCGCATGCTCGAGTTGGCGGGGTTGGGCTCCGGCCAGCGCTCCCTGGCCATGGAGCCGGTGTCGGTGCCGGAGCTGGTCCGCAAGGCCTTGGACGAGCGCCGCCAGCTGCTGGAGGCCAGCGGTATCGAGGCGGAGGTTCGGCTGGCGGAGGGTCTGCCGCCGGTCTTGGGAGATCCTGATGCTTTGCAACGGGCCCTGGGGAACCTGGTAGAGAACGCTGCCAAACATGGCCAGGGAGGCGCGCCGGGCCGGATGGGCGATGGTGGCGGCTGGCTGGGCATCCGAGGCGAGGAGCGCCGGGGCCGCCGGGGAACGCAGGTGGCGCTGACGGTGGAAGACCGCGGCGCCGGATTGGCGGCGGAGGATCTCCCTCACCTCTTCGAGGCCTTCTACCGTGGCCGTGGGGTGTCCAGCCAGGTTCACGGCAGTGGCCTGGGGTTGGCCCTGGTGCAGCGCATCGCCGAGGCCCACGGCGGGCGGGTGGTCTCTGGAGCCGGTCATGGGGGCCGGGGCGCCGCTTTCACATTGTTGTTGCCGGCAGCGCCGTCACCGGTGGAGTCATCGCCCTCGGGGGGTAGCTCATGAGCGCCCTCAAAGCCTCGCCAGCGCCGCCGCGGCGCATCCTGCTGGTGGAGGACGAGCCCAGCCTGCGGCTGACCCTCACGGATCGGCTTCGGGCCGAGGGCTATCAGGTCACCGCCGCCGAGGACGGTGAGAGCGCCCTCGACCTCGTCGCCGAGGAGGCGTTCGATCTGGTGGTGCTGGACGTCATGCTCCCCGGCATCGACGGCTTCGAGGTCTGCCGCCGGCTGCGCGCTGGCGGGCAGGAGCTGCCGGTGCTCATGCTCACCGCCCGCAGCCAGGTGGTGGATCGGGTGGTGGGGCTCAAGCTGGGCGCCGACGACTACCTTTCCAAACCGTTTGAAACCATCGAGCTGATGGCCCGTATCGAGGCCTTGCTGCGGCGCGCCCGGGCGCCGCTGGAGTCGCCCCGGGACAGCTATGCCTTCGGTGATGTGGTGGTGGACTTTCGCCGCGCCGAGGTGCAGCGGAATCAGCAAGTGGTAGACGTTTCGAGCATGGAGCTTCGCTTGCTGGCATACTTCGTCGAGCATCGGGGCGAGGTGCTGAGCCGCGACCAGCTGCTGGACGAGGTCTGGGGCTACGAGGCGCAGCCGGTGACCCGCACCGTCGACGTCCACGTGGCCTCGCTGCGGCAGAAGATCGAGCCCAACCCTTCCCACCCTCGATACATCGTCACCGTCCATCGCCGGGGATACCGTTTCGATGGCTGAAGCACCCGATGGCTGAGACACCCAATGGCTGAAACTAGAGTCAATCCCATCGTCCGCTACGCGGTGAGCCATCCGGTCACCCTGGGCATGGCCTTGCTCGGGGTGTTGGTCTTGGGGGCTCTCAGCCTGAGTCGGCTGCCGTTGGAGTTCTTGCCTACCTTCTCCTCGTCCAACATCTCGGTCAACGCCCCCTACCCGTCCTCGTCGCCGCAGGAGGTGGAACGCCTGGTGGTGCGCCCGCTGGAGGCGTCCCTCAGCACCATCAACGGTGTCGAAACCCTCTCCGCCAACGCCTCCCCCAACGGTGCCACCCTCAACCTGAGCTTCCTCGACGGCACCGACATGGACCTGGCGGCGGTGGAGGTGCGGGACCGCATCGATCGGGTGCGCAATCAGCTGCCGGACGACCTGGAGCGGCTGACCATCCGGCGCTTCCAGAGCACCGACATTCCGATCCTGCGGGCGGATCTCAGCGCTTCGTGGCCGCGGGACGAGCTCTACGACTTCGCCGAGCGGGTTCTCAGTCCGCGCCTCGAACGGCTGGAGGGGGTGGCTCAGGTCAATGTCGAGGGGCTGCTCCTGCCGGAGCTCCAGATCAACCTCGACCCCGCCCGCCTGGAGGCTCACGGCATCGACTCCCGGACTCTGGGGCAGGTGCTGCGCAACAACCATCTCAACCTCTCCGCCGGCCATCTGGACGAGGGCAACCGCAAACTCCTGGTGCGCACCCTCGGCGAGGTGCAGAGCCCGGAAGAGCTGCGACGCCTGCCGATCAACGGTCAGGGGCTGCGGCTCGAGGATGTGGCGGAGGTGCGCTACACCTTTCCCGAGCAGGAGGAATTCAACTTCCTCAACGGCGTCGAGTCCCTCACCGTCAGCGTCAACAAGGCGTCCACCGCCAATCTGCTGGCGGTGGTGGAGCGGGTCAAGGCGGAGCTCGCCGCGGTCCAGGAGCTGCCGGAGGCCGAGGGGTTGGAGCTGCGGATCTTCCGCGACACCTCCACCGACGTGCGCGAGGGCCTGAGCCAGCTACGCAACGCCGGGCTGGTGGGCGGCCTGCTGGCGATTCTGGCGGTGTATTTCTTCCTGCGCCGCTTCCGCACCACCCTCCTGGTGGCGGTGGCGATTCCGGTGTCGGTGGTGGCGACCTTCGTGCTCATGTATCTGATGCGCCAGGGAGGGCTATCGGACCTCACCCTCAATGTGGTCAGTCTGGCCGGGCTGATGCTCGCCCTGGGTATGTTGGTGGACAATTCGGTGGTGGTCATCGAGTCGGTCTTCCGCCACCGCAACGAGCTCGACCAGGACGCCCGCACCGCCGCCCTCCACGGCACCAGCGAAGTGGCTCTGCCCATCGTCGCCTCCACCGCCACCACCATCTGCGTTTTCCTGCCGCTGATCTTCCTCGCCTCCGGCGGCCGGTTCCGGTTGTACATGGAGAACATCGGCCTCACCGTGTGCATCGTCATGGTGGCCTCCTTGGTGGTGGCGCTGACGGTGGTGCCCATGGTCGCCTCCTTCGTCCTCGCCGGTCAGACCTCCCAGCCGGAGCGCATCCTCAAGGGCATGACCAACGGCTATCGGCGCCTGCTGGCCTTCACCCTGCGCCATCGGCTGGTCTTCGTCCTCGCCATGGTTTTCCTTCTGTGGGGCTCGCTACGCCTCTTCGCTTCCATCGAGCGTTCCTTCTCCGGCCGCTCCATGGATCGCCAGGTGGAGATCGAGGTGGACACGCCGCCCAACTACTCCCTGGCCCAGACCCGGGAGCTGTTCGAAGAGATCTACGGGATTCTCGACTCCCGCCGGCAGGAGCTCGACATCGCCGACATCTCGTATTCCTACAGCCGCACCGGTGGACGCAACCAGGGCGGCTGGCGCAGCTCGCGGGAATTCGACATCTACCTGGTGGACGAGGAGGAGGGCTCGCTGACGACGGTGGAGGTGCGGGAAAAGATCCGCCCTCTGCTGCCGGTGAAGGCGGGGGTGAATCTGCGCTTGGTGACCACTCGTGGCCGCGGCGCCAGCTCCGGTGTCGAGGTGCAGCTCATGGGGCCGGACCCCGGCACCCTCGAGCTCATGGCCCGCACGGTGGCGGATCGCCTGGCGGAAGAACCCATGTTGCGGGACGTCACCACCTCCCTCCAGGACGGCGACCAGGAAATCCGGGTCACCGTGGCGCGGGAGCGGGCGGACCGCTCCGGCCTGTCCACCCAGATGGTGGCGAGCACCATCAGCAGCGCTCTGTCGAGCCGCGCGGTGAGCCATTTCAAGACCGATCAGCGGGAAGTGGACATGGTGATGCAGCTGCGGCCGGAGGATCGCAGAACTCTCCAGCAGCTGGAGGCGCTGCCGGTGCTCTCGGGGAGCTCACCGCTGCCTCTGGGGGCCTTGGCCAGCTTTCAGCGGGTGGCGGGCCCGCGCAGCATCGAGCGGGAGAACCACCAGAGCCAGGTAACGGTCTCCGCCAACACCGCCTCCGGCAGCCCTTCCTTCGCCGCTCTGGGAACGGTGCAGCGCACCCTCGACAGCCTCAGCCTGCCGCCGGGCTACAGCTGGAGTTTTGGACGCTGGAACCGCTTCCAGCAGCAGGATCAGGACAGCGGGCTTTTCGCCCTCCTCTTCGCTCTGCCGCTGGTCTACATGCTGCTGGCGGCGCTCTTCGAGAGCTTCGCTCAGCCCTTCACCATCATGTTTTCGGTACCCTTTGCGCTCCTCGGCGTGGCGGTGGTGATGAAGTGGGCGGGGCAGCCCTGGGACACCATGTCGGTGATCGGTTTGATCGTGCTCCTGGGGGTGGTGGTGAACAATGCCATCGTGCTCATCGACCACATCAACTACTTGCGCCAGCATGGCTACAGCCGCGACGAGGCGATTCTCAAGGGCGGTCAGCACCGGCTGCGGCCGATCCTGATCACCGCCGTCACCACCGTCCTGGGCCTGCTGCCCATGGTGGCTCCGTTCCTCTTCCCTCAATGGTTCGGGCCGGTGGAGGGGCGCGCTGCCAGCTGGGCTCCCATCGGCCTGGTCATCGTCGGTGGCCTGACCACTTCCACCTTTCTCACCTTGATGATCATCCCCACCATCTACTCTTTGGTGGACGACGTCTCACGTTTTGCGGCGCGGGTGGCGCGGGCTCTATGAGCCGAGGTCTCCTGGCATCCTCGAAGACTTAGCATCCCTGAAGCATCCGGTACTCGTTGGGAGATACGCACGT from Acidobacteriota bacterium carries:
- a CDS encoding efflux RND transporter permease subunit — protein: MAETRVNPIVRYAVSHPVTLGMALLGVLVLGALSLSRLPLEFLPTFSSSNISVNAPYPSSSPQEVERLVVRPLEASLSTINGVETLSANASPNGATLNLSFLDGTDMDLAAVEVRDRIDRVRNQLPDDLERLTIRRFQSTDIPILRADLSASWPRDELYDFAERVLSPRLERLEGVAQVNVEGLLLPELQINLDPARLEAHGIDSRTLGQVLRNNHLNLSAGHLDEGNRKLLVRTLGEVQSPEELRRLPINGQGLRLEDVAEVRYTFPEQEEFNFLNGVESLTVSVNKASTANLLAVVERVKAELAAVQELPEAEGLELRIFRDTSTDVREGLSQLRNAGLVGGLLAILAVYFFLRRFRTTLLVAVAIPVSVVATFVLMYLMRQGGLSDLTLNVVSLAGLMLALGMLVDNSVVVIESVFRHRNELDQDARTAALHGTSEVALPIVASTATTICVFLPLIFLASGGRFRLYMENIGLTVCIVMVASLVVALTVVPMVASFVLAGQTSQPERILKGMTNGYRRLLAFTLRHRLVFVLAMVFLLWGSLRLFASIERSFSGRSMDRQVEIEVDTPPNYSLAQTRELFEEIYGILDSRRQELDIADISYSYSRTGGRNQGGWRSSREFDIYLVDEEEGSLTTVEVREKIRPLLPVKAGVNLRLVTTRGRGASSGVEVQLMGPDPGTLELMARTVADRLAEEPMLRDVTTSLQDGDQEIRVTVARERADRSGLSTQMVASTISSALSSRAVSHFKTDQREVDMVMQLRPEDRRTLQQLEALPVLSGSSPLPLGALASFQRVAGPRSIERENHQSQVTVSANTASGSPSFAALGTVQRTLDSLSLPPGYSWSFGRWNRFQQQDQDSGLFALLFALPLVYMLLAALFESFAQPFTIMFSVPFALLGVAVVMKWAGQPWDTMSVIGLIVLLGVVVNNAIVLIDHINYLRQHGYSRDEAILKGGQHRLRPILITAVTTVLGLLPMVAPFLFPQWFGPVEGRAASWAPIGLVIVGGLTTSTFLTLMIIPTIYSLVDDVSRFAARVARAL
- a CDS encoding S8 family serine peptidase, with translation MKLYKLTPLVLAFTLAIALALVPVTAWAATDAHVVRVPAGTDLGALELAAATELDYGSFRWLELGSTEYQRLVDSGLPFTEVADAHTVQVLDYRFDPLVQGEPTVPVDLLAGDGGLALVQFRGPVRQQWLDTLVAQGAKPLQYYPHNTYLLWAPASATTSLARLDFVRWQGAFHPAYKLSPTLQGHGERLDKLQVIFVDDGDVDATALEIARIAGAVERLSPAQPDRALWSAVLEADAAVLEDLARIPTVLWMGYKSPSIQLEDEMSSQIVAGNHPAGVPALGYNAHLASLGVDGTGVTWVIADTGVDYDHPDLGSRIVGGFSVTGTACNPPGQPGSDCSSPGGHGTHVAGIVGGDASGGFTDGDGFLYGLGVAPNYSIFALNIFGSGGDLPDFSQQGVLAGATGSNNSWTTGEGTAHGYQASERTYDLMVRDGDFDTMDVAEPHTVVFSAGNSGPGAMTLTAPKEAKNVIVTAGTQNYRTTSNIDSMYVFSSRGPAVDGRYVPTIAAPGQTIASTRNDLGGSCASAISGTDGLYAFCTGTSMAAPQTSGALALATEWWRGFNGGADPSPAMSKALLINTAVDISSTGPIPNFDEGWGRIQITNIIDPAVNVVYFDQDELLDATGQSWTGDVEPEDDTLPLKVSLTWTDAPGALGANPALVNNLDLTVMDGLSTFLGNQFTLGWSSTGGVADTLNNLENVFIQNPSGGLATVTVDATAINGDGVPYNGDATDQDFALVCWNCRLSVFRAGFEGGNTSEWTSVVSDG
- a CDS encoding Spy/CpxP family protein refolding chaperone, whose amino-acid sequence is MRKRFSLLAVFALLLTAGLTVAAEPGQRGSHRGGHFGDRLAERLDLTADQKAAWETLRDEHRAQMEPLMTQIHEQRDQIREALESGSADATAVGQLMINNHRLLEQIKASREALDEAFRGLLTTEQQQTLDEIKASRGERGDRSHRGHRGHRGGGPGFGL
- a CDS encoding response regulator transcription factor, which produces MSALKASPAPPRRILLVEDEPSLRLTLTDRLRAEGYQVTAAEDGESALDLVAEEAFDLVVLDVMLPGIDGFEVCRRLRAGGQELPVLMLTARSQVVDRVVGLKLGADDYLSKPFETIELMARIEALLRRARAPLESPRDSYAFGDVVVDFRRAEVQRNQQVVDVSSMELRLLAYFVEHRGEVLSRDQLLDEVWGYEAQPVTRTVDVHVASLRQKIEPNPSHPRYIVTVHRRGYRFDG
- a CDS encoding HAMP domain-containing sensor histidine kinase; protein product: MSTLRKRPDASLLIALFLMLLLVAVATLQYRWATRISEAEEQRLAASLSTGAQRLADDFDRELTRAFVTFLPVVHHPRGDLEGHLARRLQWWQDASPYPQLIEEVLIWQPASVDALGGPQLVRLRPGDASAEPIPWPRELEPLRQWLTSRSRRPPPGSEGPLLGRLPGLLLRGGLLGARSSEVPWVVLRLDQDYLSEQLLPELVQRHLLLGADGEVNVTVRRGDGEAVFQWGAGVPVSSADLERGLFDLRPFPELVTPETASREEETQEGETDEGGAQEDASQQEDLRAQESGAKRSRRASDRDAVRRDRRHDHGSLDHDRSRWSRRFQSLAARLGGGPPAWTLQVAHPAGSLERAVAVTRRRHLAVSLGVLFLLAGSVLLIVLAARRAQRLARQQMELVAGVTHELYTPLAAIRSAGQNLADGVVSEPQQVRRYGSLVETEGRRLSTMVSRMLELAGLGSGQRSLAMEPVSVPELVRKALDERRQLLEASGIEAEVRLAEGLPPVLGDPDALQRALGNLVENAAKHGQGGAPGRMGDGGGWLGIRGEERRGRRGTQVALTVEDRGAGLAAEDLPHLFEAFYRGRGVSSQVHGSGLGLALVQRIAEAHGGRVVSGAGHGGRGAAFTLLLPAAPSPVESSPSGGSS